The genomic segment GCCGCACGACGAGGGCATCTCGGCCGCGATCGATGCGGTCGCCACGACCGCCGACCTCGCGCTGCCGCCGCTGGACGCCGAACCGCTCGGCGCCGAGGTGGAGGAGGCGTACCTGGCCGGCGTGCGCGCGCTGGCGATCGCTCCCGACGCGGCGGCGCGCGCACCGCTGGCGATCGCGTACACGCCGCTGCACGGCGTCGGCGCGCGGTTCGTCGAGGCGGCGCTGGCGCGCGCGGGGTTCACCGACGTGCGGGTCGAGCCGTCGCAGCGCGAGCCGGACGGGACGTTCCCGACCGTGGAGTTCCCCAACCCGGAGGAGCCGGGCGCGATGGACCGCGTGCTGGCCCTCGCGCGCGACACCGGCGCCGACCTCGTGCTCGCCAACGACCCGGACGCCGACCGGCTCGCGGTCGCGGTGCCGGACGGCGACGGCTATCGGATGCTCACCGGCGATCAGGTCGGCGTGCTGTTGGCCGACTACCTGCTCGCCGGCACGGACGGCGACGACCGTCTGGTCGCGACGACGATCGTGTCGTCCCAACTGCTCGGCGACATGGCGCGGGCCGCCGGCGTCGCGTTTTGCGAGACGCTCACGGGATTCAAGTGGATCGCCAATGCGGCGCTGCAGCACGGCGGCCGGTTCGTGTTCGGCTACGAGGAGGCGCTCGGCTACTGCGTGGGCGAGCTGGTCCGCGACAAGGACGGCATCAGCGCCGCGGCGCTGGTCGCGGAGCTGGCCGCGGTCGCCAAGGCCGAGGGCCAGAGCCTCGACGACCGCCTCGACGCGATTTATCGCCGGTACGGCCTCTATCTGACCGAGCAGGTGTCGATCGTCCGCGCCGGCGATCGCGGGATCGACGAGATCCGCGCGGCGATGGACGCGTTTCGCGCCGCGCCGCCGGAGCGCATCGGCGACTGGGCGGTCGAGCGTTGCGTGGACGTCGCGCGCGGCGACGGCGGCCTGCCGCCGAGCGACGTGCTCATCTACTACATCGAGGGCGGCCGGCGCGTGATCATGCGCCCGTCGGGGACGGAGCCCAAGCTCAAGTCGTACTACGAGGTGCGCGAGGCGGTCGCCGAGGGCGAGCCGATGGCGGCGGCGCGCCGCCGCGCCCAGGCGGCGCTCGCGGCGCTGCGCGACGCGCATCAGGCGCGGCTGCGCGCCGCGTTCGCCACGCCCGGGTAGCGCGCGGCCCGGCCGGCGTCACCTGGCCGGCGCGGAGCCGGCGCCCGCGGCGCGGGCCACGATCGTCTCGATCGCGTCGCGCGCCAGCAGGCCCGGCCGCTCGAGCCGCCGCGTGAGTTCGATCCAGTTCGCGTCGGCCGCGAACACCTTGCGGAACAGCGGCAGCGACTGCGCGAGCCGACCGTTGGATGCGAGCGCAACCGCATGCCAGTAGACGATCTCGAGGTTGTCGGGCGCGAGCTTGGCGGCGGCGCGGTAGTGGCGCAGCGCCGCGGCCATGTCCTTGCGCTCCATCGCAGCGTCGCCGTCGTTCATGTGTTCGTAGGCGCGGTGGACCGTCAACAGCCGCCGCAGCTCGGCCACCGGCGCCGGGTGGTCTTCGACGCGCAGATCGACGAGGCGGTCGCGCCACGGCTGGCCGGTGGCCTCGCCCCGGACGACGAGCAGCGCGGCGGATTGGCGGCCGCGGATGTCACCGCCCGCCGCCTGGCCCGCCTCGAGCGCCGCGACCAACCGCTCGGCCAGCGGCCCCCGCGCGCGCCGGAACGCGCGCGCCATCGCCGGCACGACCCGGTCGTTGCCCATCATGTTGGCCTGGACGCTGAACCCGTCGCCGGTGACGTGCCCGGCCTCCGCGATGCACGCCTTGCCGGTGTGCACCGCGACCTCGCCGCGCGCGTCGACGAACGCGACCTGGCGGACGTCGCGCGCCGGGTCGACCGACACGAGCGCGTCGAGTGCCGCGCGGGCCGACATGCCGCTGGCCATCAGCTGGAGTCCGCGCGGGCCGTACGCCGGCTCCGCGAACGATTGCGTGGCGACGGCGCCGACGCCGGCCTCGGCCCAGGTCACGACGCTGCCGACGCTGAACCAGTGCGACTGGACGGCGACGCCGAGGTCGCCCGTGCGCGGATCGCGCGCGACGATCGAGAACGTGTGGACCGGCCGGCGCGGGACCGCCGTGTCGCCGAAAGCCGCGACGGCGCCGGCGCGCCGGTTGGGGGGCGCGGCCGGCGCGCCCGCGGGTTCGGCGGCCGGAGGGTCGGCCGTCGCCGGCGGCGCGCAGCCGCCTGCCGGCATCGCGGCGGGCGCCGCCAGCCACGCGCACCACAGGGTCGGAGCCAACCCGACGCGCCGCCGCGCGCACCACGTCGTCGAATCCGGTCCGAATCGGGGCATCGCCATCCTCCTGCGCTTGCGGCGCGCGCCGACCGTACCACGTGCGCGGGTGCCGTCGCGGGACGCGCCCCCGCGGGAAGGCCGGTCACGCCTGCGGCACGACGACGCCGGCGTAGCCGACCACGCGGTCGCGATCGCCGAACGCATCGCCGCTGGTGGCGTAGTCGGTCAGTTCGGGCGCGCCGCCGCCGGTGCGGTGCGCGTACGCGAGCATCGCCGTCGCCGGGATGAAGCCGCACATGGAGATGTCGTTGGCGACCACCGTCCGGTAGAGGCCGTGCGGGTCGGACGCCAGCAGCGGCGCGAGCGCCACCCGGTCGACCCGGCGCGCTTCGGCGTCGGGCAGGTAGTGGCTCATGTCGCTCGACGCGACCACCAGCACGCGGTCGCCCACGTCCTCGGCCGCGTCGGCGAGGGCTTCGCCGAGTTGCACCGCTTCGCGCTCGCTGAGGCCGGCGAGCACGATCGGCACGACCTTCACGCGCGGATTCTTCGCGAGCAGAAACGGCAGCTCGACCTCGATGGCGTGCTCGTAGGCGTGCGCGAGCGCGTCGGCCTCGGCGCCGGGGACGCGCGCGAGCACGCGGCCGGCCAACTCGGCGTCGATCGGGATCTGCGCCCCCGGGATCGCGAAGGCGCCGGCCGGGTGGACCGCGATGCGCCGGCCGAGCCCGGTGTGGTTCGGGCACAGCACGATCACGCGATCCGGCACCTCGACCTCCGCGAACGTCTTGCCCGCGACGTCGCCGGAGAACACGTACCCCGCGTGCGGGGCCATCACCGCGACCGCGCGGCGGCGGCGGTCTGGGGCGCCGGCCGCGAGGTGGCGGCGGACCTCCTGCTGCAGCGCCGCGGGGCTGCCCGGGTAGAACCGCCCGGCGACGGCCGGTTTGCGCACGGTCTCGGTCACACCCACAACATAACGCACGCGGGCGCTCCGCCAAGGCCGCCGGCGGCGCGCGCCGGCGCGGTGGGCGTGCTATCTCGTCGGTGCGCATGCGGATCGCCCACATCTCCGACCCTCACCTGCTGTCGTTCGACGGCGCGCGCCTGCGCGACTTTCTCAGCAAGCGCTGGATCGGCGGGCTGAACCTGGTGA from the Deltaproteobacteria bacterium genome contains:
- the amrB gene encoding AmmeMemoRadiSam system protein B gives rise to the protein MRKPAVAGRFYPGSPAALQQEVRRHLAAGAPDRRRRAVAVMAPHAGYVFSGDVAGKTFAEVEVPDRVIVLCPNHTGLGRRIAVHPAGAFAIPGAQIPIDAELAGRVLARVPGAEADALAHAYEHAIEVELPFLLAKNPRVKVVPIVLAGLSEREAVQLGEALADAAEDVGDRVLVVASSDMSHYLPDAEARRVDRVALAPLLASDPHGLYRTVVANDISMCGFIPATAMLAYAHRTGGGAPELTDYATSGDAFGDRDRVVGYAGVVVPQA
- a CDS encoding phospho-sugar mutase, which gives rise to MTAADRARAWLAQDPDPETRAEIEALLAAGGDALEARFAGRLSFGTAGIRGVLGAGPMRMNRVLIRQVTAGLADYLAATVPGARERGVVVGRDARRKSDVFAEDTARVLRGKGFRVWLAPGPVPTPLVAFAVRHLGAAAGVVVTASHNPPAYNGYKVYWENAAQIVPPHDEGISAAIDAVATTADLALPPLDAEPLGAEVEEAYLAGVRALAIAPDAAARAPLAIAYTPLHGVGARFVEAALARAGFTDVRVEPSQREPDGTFPTVEFPNPEEPGAMDRVLALARDTGADLVLANDPDADRLAVAVPDGDGYRMLTGDQVGVLLADYLLAGTDGDDRLVATTIVSSQLLGDMARAAGVAFCETLTGFKWIANAALQHGGRFVFGYEEALGYCVGELVRDKDGISAAALVAELAAVAKAEGQSLDDRLDAIYRRYGLYLTEQVSIVRAGDRGIDEIRAAMDAFRAAPPERIGDWAVERCVDVARGDGGLPPSDVLIYYIEGGRRVIMRPSGTEPKLKSYYEVREAVAEGEPMAAARRRAQAALAALRDAHQARLRAAFATPG
- a CDS encoding DUF1028 domain-containing protein, producing the protein MPAGGCAPPATADPPAAEPAGAPAAPPNRRAGAVAAFGDTAVPRRPVHTFSIVARDPRTGDLGVAVQSHWFSVGSVVTWAEAGVGAVATQSFAEPAYGPRGLQLMASGMSARAALDALVSVDPARDVRQVAFVDARGEVAVHTGKACIAEAGHVTGDGFSVQANMMGNDRVVPAMARAFRRARGPLAERLVAALEAGQAAGGDIRGRQSAALLVVRGEATGQPWRDRLVDLRVEDHPAPVAELRRLLTVHRAYEHMNDGDAAMERKDMAAALRHYRAAAKLAPDNLEIVYWHAVALASNGRLAQSLPLFRKVFAADANWIELTRRLERPGLLARDAIETIVARAAGAGSAPAR